Sequence from the Meleagris gallopavo isolate NT-WF06-2002-E0010 breed Aviagen turkey brand Nicholas breeding stock chromosome 22, Turkey_5.1, whole genome shotgun sequence genome:
agcacCACCCTCAGTATctccagttccaatcccccgACCCGCAGAGCTGCAAACTCGGCCCCCTGTGGGCAGCAGGGGGAATAAGGCAGCTCGCTATCTGGTTCTGTGCCTGCCGCCCGCCAGTGAGGCTGCGACTGAGCTTCGAAGGTACTTCTCAACATCTGCATGGCAACGGGGCAGAGCTCCACAGCTGCACTTTGGGAAGCCCTTTTGGAAGTACAGCAGCTGTGTTTTCGGTTTCTGCCATGCATTGTTTCAGTGTCTTCATataaaaaactgcatttaaaaaaatggctACTTCCTAGAAAACAATTAGAAGAGAATAAATCAGGCCAAAAAATGATGAATATTTCCTAAATCAACAGCtctgtaaattatttctttggagaaagaGAACTTACCACAACTTCGATCACAGCAAGATCTCAGTTgtccttttgttgtctttcaGACAATATCTGGCATTTAACACCCTCCAATCCACGAGTCTTGCCCCCTCTTTTGTCAAAAGCCCTCTCCCCTTACAAGTCATAGGCAGCAGCCCCTGATGTGCTCCTGTAGCCCCATGGCACAGAGCCGCCgccagcaggctgcagcccaggatgtgGCACACAGCCCGGCACACCGTCTGGCCATAGAACAGCACACggccccagggctgctccagcaCTCAGCTGTATGGGGGCTGCACAGGTCTCAGCTCCTCCGCTTTCATGCCACTGggctgagttttgttttttctctttttaaacacCGCTTCCACAAGAGCAGCACCTCCACACTCCTGGGGAGGACACCCCGAGGGCAGGGGACAGGCGGCTGCAGGACTCACCAGGAGCTCACTGACCCCGACAGAGGACATGGGGCCACACAGCTGCCATCACCCTGCAGAGCCGGGGCCGCTGTGCATGCAAACAGGCGCTGGGAGCGCAGGGCCCGGCTCGGCCCCACTGCcccaactcctggggagaacATCTCATAgcccagcctggctgcagccGTGCCCCTGGGGAAACCCAGAGACTGCAGTGGGGCTTCAGGGAAAGGAACCCACTACAGCCCTGCCAGCATCTCCCGAGAGCTACCTGCCGGGCAAGCCCAGCACCCCAGGGGCAGGCCTAGGTTGAAGTGGCCCCAAGCCCACGGCCAGCCCCAGCCCCGGGCTTCCCCTAGGCTGCTGGACACAGGCCTGCTGCTCTGCCGGTGTTCAAACCGAtaaggagaagagaaaataaagtctGCCTTGTCGGTTCATGAGAAGGAAACCAGACTGTGCCACGGCCCACGCAGCGGTGCCTGGGCCAGCAGCAGGGCAAGGAGCGGGGGAGAGGAGCGCTGTGCCGGGCTGCCCCGCTGCTGCTGTGCCGGGCAGTGAGCTCCCAgcgctgcccagggcccctgGCACGGCGTCCTTCTGGGATGGCCGCCCCTGCCCCGGGGGGGCCACAGGGGTATCCCGGGAACGTGAGGAAGCCTAAAGCACCCACAGGCACCGAAGTGACAGAGAGGCATCACCTCGCGCGGCCCCATCCGAGCGCACTGGCAGCCCCCACTCTGCGAGCTCCCAGGGAGGGGNNNNNNNNNNNNNNNNNNNNNNNNNNNNNNNNNNNNNNNNNNNNNNNNNNNNNNNNNNNNNNNNNNNNNNNNNNNNNNNNNNNNNNNNNNNNNNNNNNNNGGCGGTGCCGGAGGGGGATGCTGCGAACCGATGGGGCCGCGGGGCTGCCGGCTCCGCTCGGGCGCCGCTCCCTCCTTCCTTCGCCTCCTGCCGTTgttgaatttgtattttttgatGCAAGGGGCTCCTGGGGGGGCCCTGCGGGGCGCTGCCTGCCCGAGCCGTGCCCCATAGCAGCAGGAACTGCGGGAGGAACGCGGGGGGGGGGGAGGGCCTTAGAGCCGGCGGCAGCGCTGCGCGGGGGGGTCGGGCCTGGGAGAAACCTCCCTGGGGAGGCTGCCATGTGCCAGCGCTGCCTCGGCTGCGGGCAGAAAACACAGTTCCGAGCGACGCTGGCTGCGGCCGCTGGCGAGCCGAAATCTGGGCAAAGCCCCTGGTCAGGGGACTGGCGGACACGAACTGAGCGGCAGAGGTGCTGCGTTCCTCAGGAATGAGAACGTCCTTCTCTGATGAGCGAGGAGGATGGAGACGGTGTGGCCCGGCGAGGAGAGGAGAAAGCGTCTGCTTCGAGTTAACCCCAAAAGATGGATTCCTAACTCGGGGTCCCTGCCTCAACCAAACACTCCTGACATTATGCCTAATTTTGTTTTGCGGACTGAAACAGCACACCTCTGAAAGAACTGCTTTGggagttttgttttggttgttgtttaggtttttggttttttttaggaGTAAAACCCGGGAACCCTTCACAAGAAAATAGCTTGCGGGTTTGCTGATACTTCTTCACCCGCTGCACATGAAGCTCTGCCCAAAGGGGATGAGATACctctggcagcacagctggccGCACGGAAGCCGAGCAGCCCCACCGCCGGCGctgagcacttctgtgctgctggaaaccCGGCCGGCAGCTGCGGAGGAGGTCCGATTGAAGGGGAAAAGCCTGAAGGATTCGATCCGgtcccaggagctgctcctcgGCTCCGTGTAACCAGTCCCACCGCGCGTGTGCTCTCGGCTCCTCTTTCGCTCGGTTTAAATCAAGCTGCTGTAGCAAATCCCGTTCTTTGCTGTGGGACTCTCAGGTGCCCTTCTCTGAACTCTCCGAGCACGGCCGGGTCTGCTTTATGTTCGAGGTGTGGGCGATGCGGGGCCCGAGCCGATGGCCAGACACTGCTCTCTCTTaatccactttttttcccctcctaatTCCTAGCATGTGAtcgtttcctttttttttccttcatctttctttccGTATTtagacagcagcagagctccgCCCTCCCGGGGGCCGCCCGTCCCCTGGTGCAGCGCGGTACGACGCACACCTGCAGCGCGCGTTCCTCCCGAGCCGCACTCCCCGCGCACCCATCCGCGCTCGCAGCCGCACGTCGTGCTGCCCGAGACCCCCGTGGAGCTCCGCACCGCGCAGCCCCGGCGCTGCAGCTCTGCGGGAGGGCAGCCGGAGCCGGGGACGAGCAGCCCGAGGAGCTGGGGAAGAGCTGACGCGGAGGGGCCGGCAGCGGGCTGAGACCTCCCCGCGAGCACGGGACTACGAGGTTCCTTAAACGCCCGCAACCCCACAGCTGTCAGCGGGGGCCGCATCCTCCGCAGCACACACCCGCAGCCCGTACCGCGCGTGCGGTGCTGCATCCAAACGCCTCCCCGCGCCCGTCCCTCTGCCCGTCCCGTAGCGCAGCTCTCATCAGCAAAGTAAATGGTGCTTAAGCTGATTTTGCAGATGGGTCAGGAATTATTTGGCTTCAAAATCAAATTAACTGCTTTCGAGAGGAGGAGCTGCAACAGGGCAGCTGGGGAGGACACGGTGTGGGAGCTGGGGCGCGAGCGGCCTCAACCCAAACCCCAAACCCCAAACCCAGGGCTGCACCAGGCAGGGCGGgagcacagagcactgctgtgtcACACCCATCACACTTCAGGCTGCTTCAGCTTTCTGAATCCCTTAGATCACAGGCTCTAAAGCCATAAAACAgccaaagaggaagaaacaaagtgttcttttctttctttcctaaagGAAGGGAGTGTGGGATGAAAGGGGAGAGCTTCTTTCTGTGTTAGGTCCTCTGGGAGAGGGACTGCACTGCTTTGAGCCAGCCGGAACCCCCCCGGCCAGCGCTTCCCAGGCTGCCTGCCTCTGTCCCGACCCTCCTGCTGAGCAGGGTGAGCGGCAGAGCGTGGGGGGAGCCTGGCTGGGATCCCGGGGCAATGGGAGAGGACAGGCGGGCATGCGATGGCAGCACCGGCATGGAGCAAGGTGCCGGCCCAGCCAGGGGGAGCCTGCGGTGGGGCCTGGTCAGTGAGGGGAGGGGGTGCGGGTGGCACGTGCGGGAGGCGGGGGGCAGCTCTCAGCTCTAATCGTCCTTGTCCTTGGCTCCGTGCTTCAGGATGCGGGTGAACTCCACGTAATTGAAGTTGCCCTTCTTGTCGATGGGCGCCTCCCGGTACATCTCGTCCACCTCCTCATCAGTGAACCTGTCCCCCATGGTGGTCAGCAGTTCACGCAGATGGTCCTCGTGAATGAACCCTGTGGGGATGGCAGGGACAGCATCAGCGTGTGAAGGCAGCGTGTGTGGAGACCCCCcactgccctgctcccagccctgcccatggcctCAGAGCCGCCTGCAGGCACTCCCCAGGTGTACCTGACGCCTCCTCGTCGAAGCAGGCAAAGGCATTGCGGATGACATCCTCCGGGTCGGTGCCGTTCAGCTTCTCCCCAAACATGGTGAGGAACATGGTGAAGTTGATGGGCCCCGGTGCCTCGCTCATCATGCCCTCGAGGTACTCATCAGTGGGGTTCTTTCCTGCCGGGCACAGGCAGGGTGTGGGTCCCATCCCCAAGGCCAGCCCCATGCccatgctgcctgcagagctcagctATGGCAGACTCCCAaggatttttccattttttttagttgttaCCTGCCTGAACAGTGCCTGAGCTGACCGCAACCACCCCAGGCTACCCTGGAGATGTGCCCTTGCTGCTGGCCCACCAGACTGGATGGAGCTCACCACCTACCcttccccagggctgcagggcagcacccTGAGCACAACAGCCTCCAGTGCTCCATGCTCATGCCAGCCACCGACTGCCACAGGAGGTAGGTTTGGGGGTTCATTCACAGATGCCATGAGCACAGGGATGGGTTTTCACAGCATCCACCGCTCCTGCTCAGTCCCTCTCCATGTCACTGTGTCCCAAGCATGGCTCCCAGTAGAGCACTAGGGTTGGCCTCTGCCAAGCACAGCCCTGATGCACTCAGTGCATGGCCCTCTTGTGCTTTCTCTTCCAGGTAGGACCTTCAGAACAGATCCAGCCACCAGATCAATGATTCACAGAGCTCCCATCATGGCATGGGGCCAAGAGGGGGACAGCAAGGGGGCAGGCTCTGGGTGGGCAGCATGGCTGCATTGCTGGGTTTGGTCTCATCCCCAAGAGCCCCTGTgccaggcagtgctgagccagAGTGGCTGGGAAGCGCACATCTTCCCCAAGCTGCCAGCCTGCTTGGAGGCTCTCCCTGGCTCAGTGCTGTCACCAGCCCTACCAGGACGCACCTGCTGCAGTCCCCTGCCAGCACAGACACAGACCTCACCCATccacagcttgaagccatctCCCATGTGGGACTCTGTGTCCAGCAGGAGGCTGCATCCTGCTCCATCCCTTGTGGAGGAGCCTGTGGGTGCTGGGTTGGGAGCCCCCTAACCGCACCGACCCAGCCATGCAAGTGGCATGGGACAGGTCTGTCCTGTCACATAGGCTATGAGCAATGAAAAGGCTTTATCCTGGTGACATTTTGGGGTGGGACCACTCCAGCCCCCAGCTGCTCCTcgtgcagagctgctccagccccagcAGAGGCAAGGACCTGTCCTTACCAGTGAATGCAGCTGTAAGAACAACAGACCCTTGGGCACTTCCACAAGCAGCCTTCAAAGGCCAATCAGTGCACCAGAGGACGTCTCTCCAGTTTTTGCAGAATCAAACTGGCCCAAAGCAGGAGGGTTGtgccccagtgccaccccaaCAGTGGGCTCACTGCACGGTGACCAGGACCCCTCACCAAGCACTGTTCCCGTGACCCACAAGCAGCTGGCTAAAGAGGCGTAAGGGGAAATGGGACTGGGGGATGTGAAGAAGGGACAGGGGAGGGTCTCCTCACCCATGGAAGCAAGCATGTCATGCAGATCCTCCTTGTCGATGAACCCATCACGGTTCTGGTCGATCATGTTGAAAGCTTCCTTGAACTCCTGGATCTGTGACTGGTCGAACATAGCGAAAACATTGGAGGTGGCGCGCTGCGGGCGCTTCTTGGTGGTCTTGGCTTTGGCACGTTTGCTGGACATGTTGGCAGCTGTGGTGGTACCTGTGGGCAGGGCAGGGCTAttagaggagagcagagggacaCAGCTTCCCTGTGTTGCTGCACAAGTGCCGCTCACCAGCTCTATCCCTGTTTCACTGGCTGTCACCAAGTTTGGCAACAGTGAGATAATGCGGTCGCAGGGTAGGACGTGGGGACAGGGGAGACCCGGGCTTTGCTGAGCACCTTGTGAGGTTCCAGGAGCAGCTCTCACTGCCTCCGTTCCTAGCGCGTTGCAGGGCTGTCCCCGTGCCCACACCCTCTGCCCCCAGAGCGATTTGTTGGCTGCCCCCTCtgtgccaaacccagcaccACCACGGGTGCCTCTCAGGTGCCACCTCGGATTTTGACGCACCCCCCCCACGCCACGGCTGCCCCGCGNNNNNNNNNNNNNNNNNNNNNNNNNNNNNNNNNNNNNNNNNNNNNNNNNNNNNNNNNNNNNNNNNNNNNNNNNNNNNNNNNNNNNNNNNNNNNNNNNNNNNNNNNNNNNNNNNNNNNNNNNNNNNNNNNNNNNNNNNNNNNNNNNNNNNNNNNNNNNNNNNNNNNNNNNNNNNNNNNNNNNNNNNNNNNNNNNNNNNNNNNNNNNNNNNNNNNNNNNNNNNNNNNNNNNNNNNNNNNNNNNNNNNNNNNNNNNNNNNNNNNNNNNNNNNNNNNNNNNNNNNNNNNNNNNNNNNNNNNNNNNNNNNNNNNNNNNNNNNNNNNNNNNNNNNNNNNNNNNNNNNNNNNNNNNNNNNGGGGGTGCTGAGGAGCGGCCGCGGAACGGCGGGCACGGAGGACCGCGTAGCTGCTACATATAATGAGGGACGGGAGACGAGAAGAGCCAGGCAGGGGGGCAGGGAGGGGTCAACAGCAAGACCTCTGCCACTGCACGGACGGATGGACGGCCCCCAGCGGGCTCAGCCGGGGCAGTCCGAGTCCCAGCAGGGACGGCATTGCAGGCGGCCACTGCCTTGCCGTGGGGAGAGCAGGTCGGCTCCGGGATGAGCAGACGGTGCCCGAACCCCTTCAGAGCCTTCGAGCAACGGTTTGGTGCCCCCGGCGCTGCCGGGCCGGATCACTGCCTGATACACCTGCACCTGAGCACCGGGCCCCATCCCCAACCCTTATGCAGGGCCCTGCAGCACTACCAGCGCTTCCCAGGAAGAGGATGCACAGACCTCTCCCGGTCAAATCCCAAAAAGTGAAGCTCAGGAAGCTGCCACCAGAGACAGACCTGACACAGGGGCCTTCCTGGCATCAGCTGCCACGCAGCGCAGCCTGAGAGAGAACCTGGGTGAAGTCAATCCACTGCCACGGCGCTGCCCAGATTCTTGTGCTTCCACCACGGCCACTGCTTTGCAGGCAGCCCCAAAACTCAGCTTCCCCATCAGGGACAAGGAGTCCCTGGCTGCTGCACGGCAGGAAGCAGTGCTAACAGACAGTTCCTCAGTGGAGAGGAGGAGCAGAATGTGCACCTCATGCCTTGGTGGCAGTGCTGTCCCTGGGCTCTGCCTGTTCTGGCAGGGGACgcagagcagctgagggccaCATCACACTACATTTAGCAGTGCAAAGCAACAACAGCACTGCCCCTAGCTGACCCTAGAGTGTATCTGCCTGTGGTCCTCCCAGCACTGTGGGCACCAGTCTGTGCGGGGGAGCACAGATGACCCCCCCGATCTGTTGTGCCAGTACAGACCCAGCAATAAAAACTCTGCCAGCAGAATGCAGctcagccagcactgtgcctgcCAACCACAGAGAGCAACAAGCAGAGCTATTAGCAGAAGAAATAAGCAGGAGTTTTGCTCTCACCACATGTATTAATACAAATaattaatacaaatatttacactGCCCCAGCTGTGACCAGCCAGCATAAGCATGGCTAGGCATGAGCTCCCTGAGATGGGGGGGACTAAGTGCAATTTGGGCAGCACgtggctttttttctgtttgattccACTGTTTGATCCAAAAAATCAAGGTGTTTGGTCCTAAGGACCAGCTCAGCTCCTgatcatttcatttctgcttcttggGACTGCCTGTGGCTCAGAAAGAGACTCTTGGGGCTGGGTGCAGGGAAGGTGCTCTGTCTGGAGGAGGAGTTCTGTGCAGCTGACCCAGGGCTGTCCGTGCCCTGCTGAAGGGCCCGATGGCAGCTCTGCACCACGCAGCCCCAGAGTCTGGCTGCTCAGAAAACCCAGCGCCAGAAGAGtttgggcagtgctgggccatAACGCCCTGTACACTGCAGGGCTGAGCATCCAGCTCCTCTTCAGCAAGAGGAAAAGCCACAGCATCAAGCCCTGCTCCAGCAAAAGGCCCATCCCAGGACTGTACTAGACCAGGATCTGTCCATCACAGGCAGTGGAGCACGGAGCTCAGCGCTGTTGTGAAAGCAGCCACCAGCCCACCTTTGCCCTTCTGCCGCCTGCCTCCTGCATCACAGGACTCGTACCTTCCCCTCTAAAGAGGCAGCCCCACACACCCATGGGCCCAGCTTGAAAAGTTACTGTAGAACATAGATGcagttttaaagagaaagatgGGCTGTTATGAGTAAAATAAGCTGCCATATATTTCCTCGTTGGTAAAAAGCAAGCGGCTTCACCccagtgcagttcctggccaCGCTGGAGGAGCAGACAAGCTGAAGGGACATCCTCATGCTGCCAGGGCATGAGGACCTTCCCAGCCCTTCCTGCCCACACCAGATCTCATGTATCACTTAAGTCTCTTGTcccaagaaaaaataataaaccagaagagagctgctgctgggtgagcAACTGCAGGGGCTCTTGGCAGGCGGGACAGGGGACAAAAGGGACAGGGGGACCTCGGccttccagctgctgcacaTGGTGCAAATATGATGTTGGGTACTCCTGTGCTGCTTAGGGTGTCCCGAGAGTGGCTCCTACAAGGCTGGGTATCCAACTGCAGGGAGTGCTGCATGGCTCTGTCACCGTGCAGGGCTGCTTGTGGGAGGGAAGGATATCATCTGCACAACACCCCAACACCCAGATACAGGGCAAACATCTTCTGAAGGTCGATTCAAACTGCTCCTGGGTACAGCCCCGTGGAAATAAACAATGGCCCCTTTGAGAGTCTGTTTCAAGCAGCAGCAAGCCAAAACATACAGCCTTTACTGAAAGGTGAGCGTGCTGGAAGCTGAGCTGCCCATTCCTCCCTGCTGCTAAAACCCCAACCCCGGGGTGCAGCAATGCTCAGCTCTGTCCTCGCTGCACACACAAGATATTTGACCACGCAGACACTGCCTGCATGTGGAACCACACAGCCACAGCCCTTCTGCCAtgcccagggctgggagcagaaggCACCCCAGCAGCAAGGCTGCGTGGCCCCATGCCCTGCCGTCTTCCCAGGGAATGAAGGAGCTCACCTCAAGGGGAATCCGGCCTCAGTGCGTTGGGGGGAGGCGGCAGCAAACTCCTCCTACAGCAGCGCAGAGCCTGCCAGTGACGAGGGGAAAAAATTCGAGTGACTGAAGAAACCGACCATCTTTGGTAAGCAGCAGCGGTTGTTGACACTTCAGGATGTTCCGCTCCAAAGAATGCTGCCCCAGCCGCTGCTTTCTCCATGGCTAAGAACCTCCCTGGCTTTTATCACGTTTGTAACATTTTGTTCCAAAAAGGCATGCAGGGAGCGGAGCTGAGGAAGCCAAGGGGACCTAAAGTTTTCATGGGCAAAAAAGTTCCCCCGCctctgaggaaaaagagctaAATAAAGGATTTCTGCCTTCCGACAGTTTATCGCCTGAAGTTGCTCACAGGTCTCGTGGGAGATCTCTGGAGCATCACGCACGCATCTCGGTTTGGGCTCCGGCGGTCAGTAAGACCCGGGGGAAAAGCAGAGGCTCCGGGAAGGAACAACAGCACCCCGTGACAGCGCGGGACGGGTCCCGCCTGCGGGCCCCGCAGCCGCCGNNNNNNNNNNNNNNNNNNNNNNNNNNNNNNNNNNNNNNNNNNNNNNNNNNNNNNNNNNNNNNNNNNNNNNNNNNNNNNNNNNNNNNNNNNNNNNNNNNNNNNNNNNNNNNNNNNNNNNNNNNNNNNNNNNNNNNNNNNNNNNNNNNNNNNNNNNNAGAATGCGGCGGGGCCGGGGCGGCGGGGTGCGCTGTCGGCCGTACATAGAGGGAAGGACGGCCGGGAGGTCCACGCGTGGCTGCTGTCCCGGAGATGGAGGGGGCACCCACAGGTGATCACAGTTCAAGGCTCGTGGGGTCCCCGACGGCGACCCGGGGGGATTTGCCTTGTTTCCCCGGGGCCAGAACTCAGCCTACGGAAGGCTGAGGGCGAGCGGGACGAAGAGCTGACACGATCTGTGGTTTACATCGAGCCGCAGCCCTCACCCTCCCACCGGGAATCGCCGTTCTGGGGCTGCGcggctgtggggctgcacagaGTCTGTGCTGAGCCTGAGCTCCACGTGGGGCCTTCCCGAAAAAGTTtgccttttaaagaaaagaaaggaaaggaataaaaaaggaaagaacatgtctcaggaggcagagagctgagctgcagccccatgCTGCTCCCAAGGGTTTTCCGTGCATCTGCCCCGAGCACAGCGGTGTCTGCGCAGCGCCcggcagccccagctcccagcagcaagCGGCCATTGGGCCAGCAGTGAAGGTAGCAGCTCCTCACACACTGTGCAGCCTCTGCAGTTGGGTGCACACaaagggctgctgctgggatgcCCAGCACACgcttctcttcctcccttccagACTTTCCCACTTTCACTTCTCGCAGAGCATCCAGCTGCCTGTACACCCTCCTCCTCTGACTAAAGGTGTTCCGCAGTAGGGAGCTTGTTCCTACTTCCACATCTTCTTCTCTCACCTcgcttctgcttcttccttgttctttcctgcTATAATTTTACTTGGTTTTCTCTCTGGGGGCAGTGGGTCGTGGAATGGAGCTGGGGTAAAACCAGGCAGTTTTTTAGCACATCAGTTTTAGATGAGTTTAGATCCAAGTGTCCCCTCATCACACAAATGCTTCCACCCCTGCAAATTGGCATTGAGCAGGAGCACGAAGTCAGTGATGCTGAGACTCCTTACAAGCCAAGGACACAGCCCAAAGTCCTGTTGTCCTTCAGACATGGCccctgctgtgctcagtgccccTCTCATTGAAGGGTGAGGGCAGACAGGGCTACTGTGCCCCAAATGCCTGCGGAGCCCCAGGGGAGCAGGGtcagagcagccctcagcaAGGAAATCTGTCATGGTAGGTGTCACAGTTGAAGGTTCCTATGGGAGATACAGCACGGGTCCCCTTCTGTCACATGTCACCCTCTTTATAACACAGTGGGAGTCCAGTGATTCGGACCGTCTTCTTCAACTTGCAGCAAATGCCTCAGAGCACGCAGTCAGGGGCCTGACAGATATCTGAGGCAGTGCTGGGAAGCCCACAGGTACACTGCAAAATTGGTATTTGAATGAcatggcagcagctggaaggGATCAGCAGTCTGGGACGGGAACTCCTCTGCCTGTGCAGGAGCTCAGCGGCCTGTTGCCAAAGTCAATAGCaaggtggctgctgctgcagtgctttgtcCTGCAAGCAGAAAGCAGCCAGGCTCCCAAAATGCTGAGTCAAGCTCAGGCTGGTCTGCGCAACAGAAAAACG
This genomic interval carries:
- the MYL9 gene encoding myosin regulatory light polypeptide 9, whose protein sequence is MSSKRAKAKTTKKRPQRATSNVFAMFDQSQIQEFKEAFNMIDQNRDGFIDKEDLHDMLASMGKNPTDEYLEGMMSEAPGPINFTMFLTMFGEKLNGTDPEDVIRNAFACFDEEASGFIHEDHLRELLTTMGDRFTDEEVDEMYREAPIDKKGNFNYVEFTRILKHGAKDKDD